A region of the Macrobrachium nipponense isolate FS-2020 chromosome 14, ASM1510439v2, whole genome shotgun sequence genome:
ACACCAGTTATGGCTGCTTCTTTGCGCCATGTCGAGTGGCCTAAATTTAAGCAAGAAATTCGAGTGAAATAATCAGTCACGTCAGTGGTACTGTAAGGAGAGGTTCTGACTGAACACCCTGACCTAACCTTACCCTAGGCCTATACAGGAGGCAAACCAAATCTTGCTCAGCAGTGGCATCGTGTTTTCAGGATGAACTGTCAAGACTGAGTAGCTAAAACTTTGTTGATAACCGTTGTCTTCTCTAAACGCCTCCACTAATGAATTTAGCCAcgtgaaaaatcttattgcatACGCTACTCTTCGTGTCCAGGTAAATAATACTTGTCTTCTCAAAAGTGACTGGGGACAGGATTGGTATCAACATCAATGACAAATATTCGGCGTAGAAGAGGTCGTCTTGGGCACACTGCCTTCGTATTTTGTATTCGCTTAAAATTTCGTCGCTAACTACGAATCATTATATCAAAACAAGTTAttttaagttaagtataccttagtttaaccagaccactaagctgatgaacagctctcctagggatggcccgaagaattagatattcttacgcggttaggaaccagttggttacctagcaacgggacctacagcttattgtgggatccgaaccatattatatcgagaaatcaatttctaaccaccagaaacaaactcctctgattccacgttggctgagTGGGGAATCGTACTCGGGACTAACGAATTGTTAGGCAAGCACgcaaaccacttgtccaacgaggaactacaagTTGTTTTAAGaattaaataattttcctttgaGTGATGAGCGATCGGGAAATTTATACATGTCGTCGCTGTACAGATTCGACATTCCGCTATTCCTTAAAAGGGCAAATATAAAAGGACTAAATACGAAGGTTAAGTTAAGAATAAATCTATTTCGGAAATACCATTCGTCGTTAAGTCTTCttgatataatatgaaaaaataatcagtgaaagtATCTCTAAAACATGAGTAGGCTGATAATTGTTTTTCAATTGAAATTATTTACTATCACAACTTATATTTATGACAAGTATGACCATGGTTAACGTGACGCCCTTTacaaaaccaatcaatcaatcgattTGTAACGGTCATGCATGGTGTCTTTGATCCGAGGGTGGTTACGTTTTATCAAAAACTTTCTTATATATGATCGCAGTTATTTAAACATAACATTACTTCAAGGAACAAAGTCACGCCAGTCGATGCTTTATAAATTAATCATTCCCTTAAGACGAATTAACAGGAAAATAGACAgtgatattaaagaaaagacgTTTCCTTTGCTTTGTGGACCAAGGACTGACCGCTATTCTTCTTGACTGGAAGGGGAAATACCCAACCTTGTCAGTCTACTCGGAATTCCAGTAGCGTAGTCATTCGGGTCCCGTTTTCTTCAGTTCAGTCTCATGTCTCGTTTTCTTTACTGTAGTCTCTTCTTCATCTGCCCTTGACTTTTGCTTGGGTTACCCAACCACTTTCCCCCACCCCCTAGTCGTTCTCTTCTCGACCTTTTTGATATATCACTGAAGGCCGATGGAACGGGCAACAAAAATGGTCTTTCGTAGCCTGGGACTAGATTCGAATAGGGTCACAGAATATGAGAGCAAAAGATTGTCTTTCTAACCCCTTAAGGAATGCATAGGAAAATAGTATGTTGAGAGAAAGCGAAAGTCTTGTTTAATTCGTGAAATACCCGGGAAGTGGTGGAATGACAGGGGCTAAACGGTCGCCTGAGGCTAGGAGTGAATTACCTTCAGGTCTGAGGAGTTGTGGCCGAAATAGtgcctgtaaaaaaataaatagagcgAAGCCACTTTAGGTGAGGAGTAAGTTTTAAGATGAATGAGAATCATATGAGGATTTAATAACTGGAATGAACAGAGGAAATTAGGAAACTGGATGAAACTCACGGTGTCCATAGAGGTTCAACTGCTCTATAGACGTTCAATTGCCTGTGGCAAATTAATCATATAGACAATGTTCATAGAACAGATAGTTATGACTGGCATATCAAAGAATTCAAGAGAAGTGTTCCCTACCTGCGCTGTAATGTTTGCAACGCGTTAAACCTGTTTACGcgcaaattatgtatatatatgtaaaacaaaaaatacagagtatattttatttacgtatacgaatacatacaatcatacatatatatgcccataggagtatatatatatatatatatatatatatatatatatatactcctactcatatatagcatatatatatatatatatatatatatatatatattatatatatatatatactatatatatatacatatacatacatatatacatatatatatactcatatatatgcatatatatatatatatatatatatatgagtatatatacatatacatatatatatatatatatatatatatatatatatatatatattgtcttttggGAAAACGAGACGCCATATTTCCCATTTATAACAAAGACCTAGCACGAAGCCTACCTTTTTAGTACTCACGCACGCACGCCCTATGACGTCAAACAGTCCAATAGTAAACACCAACGAAATCACTTCTGCgaaccaaacagagagagagagagagagagagactgacgacgAGGAGGTTAAGCAATCGGCTAGGGGgcacctagatatatatataaaggcgccCGGCGTCTCTCTCGGACATACCCTGAAGGAACTTCTTCTGGACAGGACAGTTTATCCCCTTCTAGTGACGCTGCAAGATGAGGTGAGTCCCGCTCGATAGATTTTGGCTCTGTTGCCTTGGTGGactacctactctctctctctctctctctctctctctctctctctctctctctctctatatatatatatatatatatatatatatatatatatatatatatatatatatattatataatgaaataagtgACATAGACATACAGCCAAGCAACTGGgacccttatataatatatatattatatatatatatatatatatatatatatatatatatatatatatgtatatatatataatatatataataaatatatatataatagtaatatatatatatatatatatatactgtatgcatgtatatatatttatatatatatatatatatatatatatatatcatagacatatacacacacacatatatataaattaccataagAATTTGCCAAGCTACTAGATTATAATCGTACTTACTTAAATTGCCTAAATTGTTTCCTTGATGTGTCAAATAGAAACTGAAACGTGGAACATATCCTAGCGTTCACAGAACCTTAATGGACCTTTAACCCACTCAAATCAAGTTtccaaatattgattttttttttttttttttttgcctaagatTTGATACTGACCGATTTTAAAGATGGATGTCATGAAACAGCACTGTCACCATGAGAGATATTGAGGCAATAACACATTAAAGCataaataatcacaaaatatGTTATCAGATTTTACTATTCTGTTTATTAAACTATTAGGATatttcttccatatatatatatatatatatatatatataatatatatatatatatatatatatataatatatatatatgactggcaaaaatattgttacaacagaattccatctaataaaaggagcccataaaaacgccaaaatagagaaagaaagtactatatttcagagactgcccattctctcttcatctacctgaacagagcagtctctgaaatatagtaatttctctattttggcgtttttatgggctcctttatatatatatatatatatatatatatatatatattatatatatatatatatatatattatataataaccacTGTTCTTCCTATCCTTATTACGACGTCTCATCAACACAGAACCTTCGCCATCATTGTGGCCCTCCTCCCCCTGGCGCTGGGGTACGGAATCCGGAAGCCTCACCCAGAGGTGGAACTGcagcagcaggaacagcaacaggtGGAGCAGGAGATCCAGGTGGAACAGCAGCAGAAGAACCAAGGGCAGATCATCCTTCTTCCATCTGAACCCCAGCAGGAGAAACAGGTGAGGAGGAGTTCTTGCATAAGCGATGTCATTACTTCGATAATGCAGCACTTACCAATCCCAGTACCTATTTAGGGAATATCTGAAAGCTGGCTATAATTTATCCTTCTTTCCTGCAAAGGCATCATTTCCCTTCaataaatactttgaaactactgAATGGGTGAAATTTAAACAAAAGACGAACAGCTTTAGTGAACTAACTTGATCTTCGTAAGATCAATATTTCTGCTAACTTTCCTCGCAAGTTTTTCAGATAATAGAATGGGATTTTGTGAATGGGCGTATGAACTGCCATTCTGCgcttatttactttatatttaagtatatttcCAATTCTGTATGAATCAGTTGATTCTTAATTCCGCAGTTTTGCCCAAGTACAGTAAACTTTGTCTTCGTAATTTGTTAGGCATAATGTTTACTATAGGTCTACATATAAGTACCTTCACATGCGTGTATGTTTAGATTAAAGCTCACATTGATAATTACAACataattttcatcttttcttactCTATTCATGaactattatatgtattttaatacttCTGGTTACTCCGATATTCCATCGGTTTGCTGCACAAGTAGTACAGCAAACTTAGGCTTCGGAATATGTCAAGCATAAtgtttataggcctagaaaataaatacctttatatGTCTAGATCGAAGTTGACATTAATAATTAcaacattattttcatattttcttacgcTCTGCAGGCTTGCTACCCCAGCACAGTGCTCCAAGAAATCATCGTCACGGAAACTGTTCCATCCTACGTCACGTCGACTGTGGATAACTACGTCACCAGCACTTCAACAGTTCACCACACCGACTACTCGACTGTCGTCAGCACACTTGTCGAACCTTCTTACATCACGGAGACCGAATATAAAACCGAATACAAGACCGACTTCCAGACCGAATACGTCACTAAGACTGAGCACCTGACAGAGACCAAGGTTCTCACCGAAACTGAGGTAAGGAGAATTTGTCAGTCAACTTTTGTTTTTCAGTCAATTTTTACTGGAAGGAATACTGTTtccacacgcactatatatatatatatatatatatatatatatatatatatatatatatatgtatgtatgtatgtattgctttctgatatttcattattcttcgctggacgagtggttttcgcgctcggctgccaatccggtagtccgaagttcgaatcccgactcggccaacgcggaatcagaggaatttatttctggtgatagaaattcatttctcgatttagtgtggttcggatcccacaataagcgtaAGTCcaccgttgctaggtgaccaaaaagttcctagccacgtaaaaaaatatttaatccttcgtgccagccctaggatagctgttaatcagctcaatggtctggtaaaactaaaatatacttaacttacaaTGTGCCATTAACAAATATCCTCATTTTCATTGAGTTGTAAACAGATGAAACTTTTTTCACCCCGCAGACCACAATCAAAACCGTTGAGGTTGTAACAACCGAACCCCATTACGTCACAACCACCCACTACGTGACCAACACCGAGACGGAGACCGTCCCCCATTACGTCACCACAACGTCACAGATTGAGAACTACGTCACTGTCACCAAGGACTGCGTAGAACCCCAAGTTAAGGTTCCGACGAAGGGCGGTGAGTGTCAGAAgctaggcctaggcctatacaAGGTCCAGTAGGTCTAAAGAAACCCTCCCGTATGCAATGGCTACAACGTTGTTTCTAgtaatgtgctatatattatctttattattctttaaaGCTAATGTTACAATTTTCACTTTTCAGGATATGGACGTTAAGAAGGCTAACCATGGAAATATTTAAGGCTCTCAGATCGACGAAGAAGGCAGTTGGTTATAATGGTGCAACCGGGTTAGGTCTAAAAGACATTTTATTCCCGATTTCTTTTATACGTTATTTATAATATTCAAGATTCGACGATGACATAGAGATTTtgcactttttaaaaataaatagacaaagcaattgtttgttattatgacgtGAAAATCCCTGAAGAAACAGctgaattttgattttcatttaagTTTCAGACACAATGTATTGCAATGAATTTTAAACCTTGCTGTATGTCAGCGTATTTTGAAAGATTAAAATTAATGATTCATTTGAAACCTAAATAATCAAAAAggttttttaattattcaaagtataggggaagatttttttttctttccgctAAAACCAAGTTACAAAAAAATTACGCATGCTTTTAGAAACCAAAACTACAGTGATACGGTTTCTCAAAAGATTACCGTAATTATGAAAAACGAGAATACCTCACAAGCGTTAAACAAAAGATCATACGTGCTAATGTGATGTTTGAAAACGAGTTAATGATATATACAACCCTTGTAAAAATAatctggcttgaaattcaagattataCAGCGCAAGtaagcataactctgaaatgacGATAAAAATGTGAAAGTTTGTATAATTTTTGAAGTAAGTTGGTAGCTTTGAAAATGCTTATTCCGTAAGTTCTCGGACAGTGGCAAAAATTGGGAGGAAATAGGCGCTCTTAGTCACACGAGTAACTATCGTAAAATCGTAAATTGCTTATGATATCCTTTTAGTTTTTCATCTAGTATATAATTACATACGGTTTTCAATCTAAGAAAACTTAATAGATTCTCATGCTAAGTTAGAGAAATTTCATGACTCCTATTTTTAATAAATCACTGATtcactatagttttttttttttttttttttttttttttaatgtaacaaggCCACCTCAAGTGTAGCTAACGTAACTGGAGGTCGTGatacattttatattacagaAGATGCTAAACGTTTCGACAACCTTCTGGAAGTAGGGTAATCCTTCTCATAGGTAAACTCCTCTCTCCCACTAAAGAAAACCTCGGCTGAGGAGTC
Encoded here:
- the LOC135226078 gene encoding hybrid signal transduction histidine kinase B-like, whose protein sequence is MRTFAIIVALLPLALGYGIRKPHPEVELQQQEQQQVEQEIQVEQQQKNQGQIILLPSEPQQEKQACYPSTVLQEIIVTETVPSYVTSTVDNYVTSTSTVHHTDYSTVVSTLVEPSYITETEYKTEYKTDFQTEYVTKTEHLTETKVLTETETTIKTVEVVTTEPHYVTTTHYVTNTETETVPHYVTTTSQIENYVTVTKDCVEPQVKVPTKGGYGR